Proteins encoded together in one Planctopirus ephydatiae window:
- a CDS encoding amidohydrolase, protein MTIDDKNPTAEAVAIKGSKIIAVGKTAEVLRLKDDNTKLIHLGGRCLLPGFVDGHGHVFNCGLQAVSANLLPPPDHTVKDIPSLQAELKKWAATETSKKFKIILGFGYDDAQLKEQRHPTRHDLDEVSKDLPVYCIHQSGHLGACNTKALEIAGISAESKNPTGGVIRREMDGKTPDGVLEETIHLTALMKVMPKMGEAELDGLAQAGMKMYAAHGYTMAEEGRSIELIDKSWMRLAEKGKLLIDVISYPDISFSEKPFGLDTPWYAKNLKGGYRIAGVKISLDGSPQGKTAFLTQPYFMPPHGQPASFRGYPAMPVEDANRKIALCYEKGWQFLVHCNGDAAGDMMLGAIKDARAKFGPGNDRRDVMIHCQTVREDQLDLMKECGVIPSMFGMHCFYWGDWHRDSVLGAERAERISPARSALRRDMIFSQHHDAPVALPNAIRILSSVVTRRTRSGDILGASQCIPVEVALKSLTIWPAYHHYEEINRGSIEVGKLADFVVLDKNPHKVPILSLSDLKVKETIKDGKTIYVAE, encoded by the coding sequence GTGACCATCGACGACAAGAACCCGACCGCCGAAGCGGTGGCCATCAAAGGGAGCAAGATCATCGCCGTCGGCAAGACAGCGGAGGTGCTCAGGCTCAAGGACGACAATACCAAACTGATTCACCTGGGTGGCCGGTGTCTGTTGCCGGGATTTGTCGACGGCCACGGGCACGTCTTCAACTGCGGCCTCCAGGCGGTCTCGGCCAACCTGCTACCCCCGCCTGACCACACGGTTAAGGACATCCCCAGCCTGCAAGCCGAACTGAAGAAATGGGCGGCCACCGAGACCTCAAAGAAGTTCAAGATCATCCTCGGGTTTGGGTACGACGACGCCCAACTGAAGGAGCAGCGGCACCCCACCCGGCACGACTTGGACGAGGTGTCGAAAGACCTACCGGTCTACTGCATCCACCAGTCCGGCCACTTGGGCGCGTGCAACACGAAGGCGCTGGAAATCGCCGGCATTTCCGCCGAAAGTAAGAACCCGACGGGCGGGGTGATCCGCCGCGAGATGGACGGCAAGACGCCGGACGGCGTACTCGAAGAGACGATCCACCTCACCGCGCTGATGAAGGTGATGCCCAAAATGGGCGAGGCCGAACTGGATGGCTTGGCTCAGGCCGGGATGAAGATGTACGCCGCCCATGGGTACACCATGGCCGAGGAGGGGCGATCCATCGAACTGATTGACAAGTCATGGATGCGACTGGCCGAGAAGGGGAAGTTGCTCATCGACGTGATCAGCTACCCGGACATCTCGTTCAGCGAAAAGCCCTTCGGTCTGGACACCCCGTGGTATGCCAAAAACCTGAAGGGCGGGTATCGTATCGCTGGGGTAAAAATCAGTCTGGATGGTTCGCCGCAGGGTAAGACCGCATTCTTGACGCAGCCGTATTTCATGCCGCCGCATGGTCAACCGGCCAGTTTCCGCGGCTATCCCGCCATGCCCGTCGAGGACGCGAACCGCAAGATCGCCCTGTGCTACGAGAAGGGCTGGCAGTTCCTCGTCCATTGCAACGGTGACGCCGCCGGCGACATGATGCTGGGGGCGATCAAGGACGCACGCGCGAAGTTCGGCCCCGGCAACGACCGCCGGGACGTGATGATCCACTGCCAGACTGTTCGCGAGGATCAACTCGACTTGATGAAGGAGTGTGGCGTGATCCCCTCGATGTTCGGCATGCACTGCTTCTACTGGGGCGACTGGCACCGGGACTCGGTGCTTGGAGCGGAGCGCGCTGAGCGGATCAGCCCGGCTCGTTCGGCTCTTCGCCGAGATATGATTTTCTCTCAGCACCATGACGCCCCAGTAGCACTTCCTAACGCGATCCGTATCCTGTCTTCTGTGGTGACCCGCCGCACCCGCAGCGGCGATATCCTCGGGGCCAGCCAATGCATTCCGGTTGAGGTGGCATTGAAGTCACTCACGATTTGGCCCGCCTATCACCATTACGAAGAGATAAACC
- a CDS encoding ArsR/SmtB family transcription factor codes for MNNEQQIKYEARAKIAKALAHPARLFMLDWMHDRECSVSELTAELELDQSTVSKHLAVLREAGIVSVRKAGTTSFYRVSCGCLDGFFTCLENVLKCDITKRQQSLAEDSTS; via the coding sequence ATGAACAACGAGCAGCAAATCAAGTACGAAGCCCGGGCGAAGATCGCGAAGGCGCTGGCACATCCTGCCAGATTGTTCATGCTCGACTGGATGCATGATCGCGAATGTTCCGTCTCCGAACTCACCGCTGAACTAGAACTTGATCAATCGACGGTTTCCAAACATCTGGCTGTGCTGCGCGAAGCAGGGATTGTTTCAGTACGCAAAGCGGGAACAACGTCCTTCTACCGCGTCAGCTGTGGTTGTCTCGATGGGTTCTTCACCTGCCTGGAAAACGTGCTCAAGTGCGACATCACCAAGCGACAACAAAGCCTCGCTGAGGATTCAACCTCATGA
- a CDS encoding nucleoside recognition domain-containing protein, which produces MTITIALERQTVLLAGRESVGKSQLAAAWAKQPARSANFRGSTVHIEHYRTERFDLVDTPGILRTSDSETTRLTIQEMDQHETVLLVVQATCLDEDLAEMLPLLKGKRGAVAVTFWDKVQPGEASQEALERLERETRLRFIAMNARMPATEQLRELEEAIEHSQAFPEKPPKSKTGWRIEPRPGILEGRFGAVFCLILLLIPALLTIFGANRLADFLHPLVAQAIQPAIEWVNASFPAWLAAPLTAEYDDFGYGLLNMGPFLLLWAFPTVVLFAVISAIYKTTGLIERINVTLHPLVRPLGLSGRDLVRVLVGFGCNVPAVISTRACSSCSRGNAISAISFGAACSYQLPATLAVLSAGAVANGTNPLWPMFGYFAYLLVTTMIYLRLTSTSVSRDRLNMLMHFQRPFLQWPSWAAIYREIRGTLEQFLFQAMPIFVVICGVTSLLAYSGAIAVLSAVLSPIMTIFNLPASASVAMVMASIRKDGIFLLTPLEGTATPMTTLQFLTAVYLAGVLLPCLVTALQISREMGWQFAVKMMARQAIFASLFAALLGWIGAFGN; this is translated from the coding sequence GTGACGATAACAATAGCTCTAGAACGTCAAACAGTGCTTCTGGCAGGTCGAGAAAGTGTGGGGAAAAGCCAGCTGGCAGCTGCGTGGGCAAAGCAGCCAGCCCGTTCGGCAAACTTTCGTGGCTCAACTGTTCACATCGAACACTACCGTACTGAGCGATTCGATCTGGTTGATACTCCGGGAATTCTTAGAACCTCCGACAGCGAGACGACTCGTCTGACTATACAGGAAATGGACCAGCACGAAACCGTGCTTCTCGTTGTACAGGCAACCTGTCTCGACGAGGACTTAGCCGAGATGCTGCCATTATTGAAAGGGAAGCGAGGCGCGGTCGCTGTCACATTCTGGGATAAAGTACAACCGGGAGAGGCCTCGCAAGAGGCTCTTGAACGTCTGGAAAGGGAGACCAGGCTACGATTCATTGCTATGAATGCTCGGATGCCAGCAACAGAACAACTACGCGAACTCGAGGAAGCCATCGAGCATTCACAGGCTTTTCCTGAGAAACCACCAAAGTCAAAAACTGGATGGCGCATTGAGCCTAGACCGGGGATTCTGGAAGGACGATTCGGGGCAGTTTTTTGCCTGATACTACTTCTGATTCCAGCCCTTCTGACAATATTTGGTGCGAATCGACTGGCCGACTTTCTGCATCCACTGGTGGCTCAAGCAATCCAACCAGCTATTGAGTGGGTCAATGCCAGTTTTCCCGCATGGCTGGCAGCCCCATTGACTGCCGAATATGACGACTTTGGCTATGGTTTGCTCAATATGGGGCCTTTTTTGCTCCTGTGGGCGTTTCCGACCGTTGTGCTGTTCGCAGTAATTAGCGCGATCTACAAAACGACAGGACTGATTGAACGGATCAATGTCACTTTGCATCCTTTAGTTCGCCCACTGGGCTTAAGTGGCAGAGACCTGGTGCGAGTTCTAGTAGGATTCGGCTGCAATGTGCCCGCGGTGATCAGTACTCGAGCATGCTCCTCCTGTTCGCGGGGGAATGCAATCTCGGCGATCTCTTTTGGGGCAGCCTGCAGTTATCAACTGCCCGCGACGCTGGCAGTTCTCTCTGCAGGTGCAGTCGCTAATGGAACGAATCCATTATGGCCCATGTTTGGCTATTTCGCCTATCTACTCGTAACCACGATGATTTATCTGAGGCTGACATCAACTTCTGTTTCGAGAGATCGCCTGAACATGCTGATGCATTTCCAGCGACCATTCCTGCAATGGCCGTCGTGGGCGGCGATTTATCGCGAAATCCGAGGGACTTTGGAACAGTTCCTATTTCAGGCCATGCCGATTTTCGTCGTGATCTGTGGAGTGACATCATTACTTGCGTACAGTGGAGCGATTGCGGTTCTTTCAGCGGTACTCTCACCAATCATGACCATCTTTAATCTGCCAGCTTCAGCATCAGTCGCTATGGTCATGGCAAGCATTCGCAAGGATGGAATATTCCTGCTGACACCGTTGGAGGGTACTGCCACTCCCATGACAACGCTCCAGTTTCTTACTGCCGTGTATCTTGCAGGAGTATTGCTTCCTTGTCTCGTCACTGCATTGCAGATTTCGCGAGAGATGGGCTGGCAGTTTGCCGTGAAAATGATGGCTCGTCAGGCGATCTTCGCTTCTCTTTTCGCCGCACTTCTGGGATGGATCGGTGCCTTTGGGAACTGA
- a CDS encoding MIP/aquaporin family protein translates to MSTRSYVAEAIGTFTLVFAGAGAIVVNDLSGGVITHPGIALTFGLVVMAMIYALGDISGAHLNPAVTLGFWLARRLPARQLVPYIGSQILGAVIAASLLRMLFLYHPTLGATLPVYFWWQALIMEIILTAILMFVILCVSTGAREKGVMAGAAIGAVVAFEAMFGGPISGASMNPARSLGPAVVSGNLASLWIYMLAPCIGSAFAVLSFQQLHQEISIPANSQDELQTNNSTTDRLES, encoded by the coding sequence ATGAGCACACGAAGCTATGTTGCTGAAGCGATCGGCACTTTCACCCTGGTATTTGCCGGAGCAGGGGCGATCGTGGTTAACGATCTCAGTGGCGGTGTCATTACTCATCCCGGGATTGCCTTAACTTTCGGCCTGGTCGTCATGGCCATGATCTACGCCCTGGGTGATATTTCTGGAGCCCACCTGAACCCCGCCGTGACGCTGGGTTTCTGGCTTGCACGGCGACTGCCAGCACGCCAATTGGTACCTTATATCGGCAGCCAGATATTGGGTGCTGTGATTGCAGCCAGCCTGTTACGAATGCTCTTCCTCTACCATCCCACTTTGGGTGCAACGTTGCCGGTCTATTTCTGGTGGCAGGCTCTGATTATGGAAATCATTCTCACCGCCATATTGATGTTTGTCATTTTGTGTGTCTCCACGGGGGCTCGCGAAAAAGGTGTGATGGCAGGAGCAGCCATTGGTGCAGTGGTCGCGTTTGAAGCCATGTTCGGCGGCCCGATCTCAGGGGCTTCGATGAATCCGGCACGCTCACTCGGGCCAGCCGTTGTCAGCGGAAATCTCGCCTCATTGTGGATTTATATGTTGGCACCATGCATCGGATCAGCGTTCGCTGTCTTGAGTTTTCAGCAATTACACCAGGAAATTTCCATACCTGCCAATTCACAAGACGAACTCCAAACCAATAACTCCACAACAGACAGGCTCGAATCATGA
- a CDS encoding NAD(P)/FAD-dependent oxidoreductase, with the protein MIRQAHEFDVVVIGAGPAGIGVGCVLRALGLQNFVVFDKHEVGASFQRWPREMRLITPSFPSNAYGFPDLNAITADTSPGYTLETEHPTGRQYARYLRRVVKEFNVPVQTGVDVTEIRSITDGFEIMTHAGTRTAKYVIWAAGEFQYPIVDPFPGAEYCRHTATVSSWRDVAGDEFLIIGGYESGIDAATALCRLGKTVTVLDRRSISSSVTSDPSVALSPFTQARLRQADRTGRLSVLENFKVMQVQREGEEFLVIGRQRQKKQTVFRTKVPPLLATGFAGSLSLVESHFARDEGGVLQLSSDDESTITPGLFLCGPMVRHGAIIMCFIYKYRQRFAVVANAIGQRMGLDLSPLEVYRKKQMFLDDLSCCLDECAC; encoded by the coding sequence ATGATTCGACAGGCTCATGAATTCGACGTGGTCGTGATTGGAGCAGGGCCAGCAGGGATCGGGGTTGGTTGTGTGCTCAGGGCGCTTGGCTTGCAGAACTTTGTCGTATTCGACAAGCACGAAGTCGGCGCCAGTTTTCAACGCTGGCCTCGGGAGATGCGACTGATAACTCCATCATTTCCCAGTAACGCTTATGGATTTCCTGACCTCAATGCTATTACCGCCGATACTTCTCCCGGGTACACACTTGAGACCGAACACCCAACGGGTCGTCAATACGCACGTTATCTGCGTCGTGTTGTGAAGGAGTTCAACGTCCCGGTGCAAACCGGAGTCGATGTCACCGAAATTCGATCGATCACTGACGGCTTCGAGATCATGACTCATGCTGGTACGAGGACAGCAAAATACGTCATCTGGGCTGCTGGCGAGTTTCAGTATCCGATAGTCGATCCTTTTCCCGGTGCTGAGTATTGCCGGCATACAGCAACCGTTTCCAGCTGGAGAGATGTCGCTGGTGATGAGTTCCTGATCATTGGCGGCTACGAAAGTGGGATCGATGCAGCTACAGCGCTATGTCGATTGGGAAAGACGGTAACGGTTCTCGATCGCCGGTCCATTTCGTCGTCTGTGACATCTGATCCAAGTGTTGCACTCTCTCCTTTTACTCAAGCTCGTCTGCGACAGGCCGATCGAACGGGGCGGCTGTCAGTACTGGAAAACTTCAAGGTGATGCAGGTTCAACGCGAGGGTGAAGAGTTTCTGGTGATTGGGAGGCAGCGTCAGAAGAAGCAAACTGTCTTTCGCACAAAGGTTCCACCCCTTCTGGCGACAGGTTTTGCTGGCAGTCTCTCTTTAGTTGAGTCTCATTTTGCAAGAGATGAAGGCGGCGTACTCCAACTTTCGTCTGACGATGAGTCAACGATTACGCCAGGGCTGTTTCTATGCGGACCAATGGTGCGGCATGGAGCGATCATCATGTGCTTCATCTACAAGTACCGACAGCGATTTGCAGTTGTCGCGAATGCGATTGGTCAACGAATGGGGCTGGATCTCTCGCCACTGGAAGTTTATCGCAAAAAGCAGATGTTTCTGGATGACTTGTCATGCTGCCTCGATGAATGTGCCTGTTGA
- a CDS encoding arsenate reductase ArsC has protein sequence MKRVLILCTGNSCRSQMAEGLWNSLGQPTWEAVSAGSRPAGYVHPLAVRAMGELGIDISNLVSKSVAPYQNENFDLVVTVCDNAKEDCPVFPGAKLTLHWPFEDPAHAEGNDEEKMVMFRRVRDEIRDTISGYLASGT, from the coding sequence ATGAAACGCGTACTCATTCTTTGCACGGGAAACTCCTGTCGCTCGCAAATGGCCGAAGGTTTATGGAACTCTCTGGGTCAGCCGACATGGGAAGCGGTCTCGGCAGGCTCACGTCCTGCTGGCTACGTTCATCCGCTGGCCGTGCGAGCCATGGGAGAACTGGGGATCGATATTTCGAACCTCGTGAGTAAGTCGGTCGCGCCCTATCAGAATGAGAACTTCGATCTGGTGGTCACCGTGTGCGATAACGCCAAAGAGGATTGCCCTGTGTTCCCGGGAGCGAAACTCACGCTGCATTGGCCATTTGAGGACCCGGCCCATGCCGAAGGGAACGACGAGGAAAAGATGGTCATGTTCCGCCGTGTGCGTGATGAAATCCGTGATACCATCAGTGGCTATCTCGCAAGTGGGACGTAA